A stretch of the Halococcus hamelinensis 100A6 genome encodes the following:
- a CDS encoding J domain-containing protein, translating into MFHEVVGSQPEWVVTAGLGVAAFVAVACVFVAGARLFPDPPNRSRRVSGEEKRRREIRTYLGAVDQPFVEDHSLDGLQVAFYFPDHDVAVTFDPRTYYRLQRTPTTAVLVEHELPGSHLGARLPFDVPALDGPVDDPTTAAFAVLGLPVGASLADVRAAYREKVKEVHPDHGGDRDEFRRVREAYTTAKEHAG; encoded by the coding sequence GTGTTTCACGAGGTGGTCGGCTCCCAGCCCGAGTGGGTCGTCACCGCCGGCCTCGGCGTCGCGGCGTTCGTCGCGGTGGCCTGCGTGTTCGTCGCCGGCGCGCGGCTGTTCCCCGACCCGCCGAACCGCTCACGGCGCGTGAGCGGCGAGGAGAAGCGCCGCCGCGAGATCCGCACCTATCTCGGGGCCGTCGACCAGCCGTTCGTCGAGGACCACTCGCTCGACGGCCTGCAGGTCGCCTTCTACTTCCCCGACCACGACGTCGCGGTGACGTTCGACCCCCGGACGTACTACCGGCTCCAACGAACGCCGACCACCGCCGTGCTCGTCGAACACGAACTCCCCGGTTCCCACCTCGGCGCGCGCCTTCCCTTCGACGTCCCCGCGCTCGATGGACCGGTCGACGACCCCACGACCGCCGCCTTCGCCGTGCTGGGGCTTCCGGTCGGAGCGAGCCTCGCGGACGTCAGAGCGGCCTATCGGGAGAAGGTGAAGGAGGTCCACCCCGACCACGGCGGCGACCGCGACGAGTTCCGCCGGGTCCGGGAGGCCTACACCACCGCGAAGGAACACGCCGGCTGA
- a CDS encoding phosphatase PAP2 family protein — protein sequence MVPAVPPAMAYTLLVATGSILALVGCAAVFLPDHRPVAFAKELVRTDWKYLGVAWLVTAGVNEVAHQFHAPGTFTWVIYEVEGSLVANVQTIANPVLTVFFVAIYLIGLPTIVLFTYFKVKAHDEHESRRYALGYLTLVSLAVPFFIFVPVGIPSLYTPAEVRPLAFGVSPVITAGMFATDTMVKALPSLHTGLAALAVLYARKASRRYTVFATGLAATVVFSTFYLGIHWFVDAAFALVLVGVAYVISRRVDPERVLPVPDVFGLRPKVLSPDRETE from the coding sequence ATGGTCCCCGCGGTTCCACCGGCGATGGCGTACACGCTGCTCGTCGCCACCGGGTCGATCCTCGCGCTCGTCGGCTGTGCGGCGGTGTTCCTCCCCGACCACCGGCCGGTCGCCTTCGCGAAGGAGCTCGTGCGTACCGACTGGAAGTACCTCGGCGTCGCGTGGCTCGTGACGGCGGGAGTCAACGAAGTCGCCCACCAGTTCCACGCCCCGGGGACGTTCACGTGGGTCATCTACGAGGTCGAAGGCTCGCTGGTCGCGAACGTCCAGACGATCGCGAACCCGGTGCTCACGGTGTTCTTCGTCGCGATATATCTCATCGGCCTCCCGACCATCGTGCTCTTCACCTACTTCAAGGTGAAGGCCCACGACGAGCACGAGTCCAGACGCTACGCCCTCGGTTACCTCACGCTCGTCTCGCTCGCGGTGCCGTTCTTCATCTTCGTGCCGGTCGGCATCCCGTCGCTCTACACCCCCGCCGAGGTCAGACCGCTCGCGTTCGGGGTCAGCCCGGTCATCACCGCGGGGATGTTCGCCACCGACACGATGGTGAAGGCGCTCCCGAGCCTCCACACCGGGCTCGCCGCGCTCGCGGTGCTCTACGCCAGAAAGGCGAGCCGGCGCTACACCGTCTTCGCCACCGGGCTCGCCGCGACCGTCGTGTTCTCGACGTTCTACCTCGGCATCCACTGGTTCGTCGACGCCGCGTTCGCGCTCGTGCTCGTCGGCGTCGCCTACGTCATCTCCCGGCGGGTCGACCCCGAACGCGTGCTGCCGGTGCCCGACGTCTTCGGGCTCCGTCCGAAGGTGTTGAGCCCCGACCGCGAGACGGAGTGA
- the gatE gene encoding Glu-tRNA(Gln) amidotransferase subunit GatE, with the protein MSTSPFDYDELGLVAGLEIHQQLDTDSKLFCGCPTDRREPEESTHTFERFLHPTSSELGEVDVAALEEAAAEREFEYLGFDSTCLVEADEEPPGRLDDEAVEVVLEIAALLDMDPVDQAHVMRKIVVDGSNTSGFQRSALVAGDGAISTDDGPVSIEDMELEEESAARVEETDSGVRYALDRLGIPLVEIGTGPDIRSPEQAKEAAQRIGMLLRSTGEVKRGLGTIRQDVNVSIADGARVELKGVQRLDDIDDIVENEVQRQVELVAIRDELAEREAGVSDPVDVTEVFAETDSGVVGGALSGDGRAMAVRLDGFDGLVGRELQDDRRLGTEFADHAKHHGVGGIFHTDELPAYGVTSEEVEALEDAVDAGEDDAVAMVAADPRSATAAIDAVADRARTALSGVPEETRDVTPDGTSRYLRPLPGAARMYPETDVPPVELDFEGIEVPELLTEKVERYQSELDLDPGLARQVAYGRRMPLFEAAVERGVDPTLAAGTVESTATELRRDGVPVDDVRDERFLDLFELYQAGEVTTEAIDDLLVALAEHPDLSAAEAAEREGLGSAGDDEVREAVVEVVERNEDQVREQGMGAFSGLMGECMGALGGRAEGDVVSELLREEIGKRA; encoded by the coding sequence ATGAGCACGTCGCCGTTCGACTACGACGAGCTGGGTCTCGTCGCCGGCCTCGAGATCCACCAGCAGCTCGATACCGACTCGAAGCTGTTCTGTGGCTGTCCGACCGACCGACGCGAGCCCGAGGAATCGACTCACACCTTCGAACGCTTCCTCCACCCGACCAGCAGCGAACTCGGCGAGGTCGACGTCGCGGCGCTCGAAGAGGCCGCCGCCGAACGCGAGTTCGAGTATCTCGGCTTCGATTCGACCTGCCTCGTGGAGGCCGACGAGGAACCGCCCGGCCGGCTCGACGACGAGGCGGTCGAGGTGGTGCTCGAGATCGCCGCCCTGCTCGACATGGACCCCGTCGACCAGGCCCACGTGATGCGGAAGATCGTCGTCGACGGCTCGAACACGTCGGGCTTCCAGCGCTCGGCGCTCGTCGCGGGCGACGGCGCGATCAGCACCGACGACGGGCCGGTCTCGATCGAGGACATGGAGCTCGAAGAGGAGAGCGCCGCACGCGTCGAGGAGACCGACTCGGGCGTGCGCTACGCGCTCGATAGGCTCGGGATCCCGCTCGTCGAGATCGGCACGGGACCCGACATCCGCTCGCCCGAACAGGCCAAGGAGGCCGCCCAGCGGATCGGGATGCTCCTCCGCTCGACGGGCGAGGTCAAACGCGGTCTCGGCACCATCCGCCAGGACGTCAACGTCTCGATCGCCGACGGCGCACGGGTCGAGCTCAAAGGCGTCCAGCGCCTCGACGACATCGACGACATCGTCGAGAACGAGGTCCAGCGCCAGGTCGAACTCGTCGCGATCCGCGACGAACTCGCGGAGCGAGAGGCGGGCGTGAGCGACCCCGTCGACGTCACCGAGGTCTTCGCGGAGACCGACAGCGGCGTGGTCGGCGGCGCGCTCTCGGGCGACGGCCGGGCGATGGCGGTCCGGTTGGATGGCTTCGACGGCCTCGTCGGACGTGAACTCCAGGACGACCGCCGGCTGGGCACCGAGTTCGCCGACCACGCGAAGCACCACGGCGTCGGTGGTATCTTCCACACCGACGAACTCCCGGCCTACGGCGTGACGAGCGAGGAGGTCGAAGCGCTCGAAGACGCGGTCGACGCGGGCGAGGACGACGCGGTGGCGATGGTGGCCGCCGACCCCCGGAGTGCGACCGCGGCCATCGACGCGGTGGCCGACCGAGCGCGAACCGCTCTCTCGGGTGTTCCCGAGGAGACTCGGGACGTGACCCCCGACGGCACCTCGCGCTACCTCCGCCCGCTGCCCGGCGCGGCCCGGATGTACCCCGAAACCGACGTTCCTCCTGTGGAGCTCGACTTCGAGGGGATCGAGGTGCCGGAACTCCTCACCGAGAAGGTCGAGCGCTACCAGTCCGAGCTCGACCTCGACCCCGGCCTCGCGCGTCAGGTCGCCTACGGTCGGCGAATGCCGCTGTTCGAGGCGGCCGTCGAACGCGGTGTCGACCCGACGCTCGCGGCGGGCACAGTGGAAAGCACCGCGACCGAACTCCGGCGTGATGGAGTCCCCGTCGACGACGTGCGCGACGAGCGGTTCCTCGACCTCTTCGAGCTCTACCAGGCTGGCGAGGTCACGACGGAGGCTATCGACGACCTGCTCGTCGCGCTCGCGGAACATCCCGACCTGTCGGCGGCGGAGGCCGCCGAACGGGAGGGACTCGGGAGCGCGGGCGACGACGAGGTGCGCGAGGCCGTCGTCGAGGTCGTCGAGCGAAACGAGGACCAGGTGAGAGAACAGGGGATGGGCGCGTTCTCGGGGCTGATGGGCGAGTGCATGGGCGCGCTCGGCGGTCGGGCGGAGGGCGACGTGGTCAGCGAGCTGTTGCGCGAGGAGATCGGGAAACGAGCCTGA
- a CDS encoding nitroreductase family protein — MDRTDDEYAVEVMAAVGIQDDSADVDEHPTDRKPLDEVVFDGDFTPDED; from the coding sequence ATGGACCGAACCGACGACGAGTACGCCGTCGAGGTCATGGCCGCCGTCGGGATCCAGGACGATTCGGCCGACGTGGACGAACATCCGACCGACCGGAAACCACTGGACGAAGTCGTCTTCGACGGCGATTTCACGCCGGACGAGGACTGA
- a CDS encoding NAD(P)/FAD-dependent oxidoreductase, with protein MNVIVVGGGLAGLVAARHLAAGGLDVELIERHDTAGGRVRSRIVDGYTLDRGFQVLFTAYPGVRRELDLASLDLRSFTPGATLARPGSTRPLADPRRDPRSLPATAAAPDATLGDKLRVVRLWRALADRRESEAFAGPDRSVADYLDERGFSERFVESFFAPFYGGITLDRDLSTSAAVFEYTFRMLAAGDIAVPVNGMGAVTAQLADGARAAGAQLTLGTTVESVEPTDDDATVELGTETREADAVVVATDPPTARDLTGVESIPTDARGCVTQYLSYPSDQRLPTGGKLLLNAAGDEPNHVAPLSNVAPEYAPSGRDLLSATFLGTRDESDDALANRVRRALASWYPDRRFDLSPVATDRIEFAQFAQPPGFYRGLPAADAPEGPVFLAGDYTNWSSIHGAIGSGRTAARTVLDSA; from the coding sequence ATGAACGTCATCGTGGTCGGCGGCGGGCTCGCGGGGCTGGTCGCGGCGCGTCACCTCGCCGCCGGCGGGCTGGACGTCGAACTCATCGAGCGCCACGACACCGCCGGTGGGCGGGTCCGGAGCCGCATCGTGGACGGCTACACCCTCGACCGCGGGTTCCAGGTGCTGTTCACCGCCTATCCCGGTGTGCGGCGCGAACTCGACCTCGCCTCCCTCGACCTCCGGTCCTTCACCCCCGGTGCGACGCTCGCACGCCCCGGATCCACCCGTCCCCTCGCGGACCCCCGGCGCGACCCACGCTCGCTTCCCGCGACCGCCGCGGCTCCCGATGCGACCCTCGGGGACAAACTCCGGGTCGTCCGGCTCTGGCGTGCGCTCGCCGACCGACGGGAGAGCGAGGCGTTCGCCGGTCCGGACCGGTCGGTGGCCGACTACCTCGACGAACGGGGGTTCTCGGAGCGGTTCGTCGAGTCGTTCTTCGCGCCCTTCTACGGCGGGATCACGCTCGACCGCGACCTCTCGACCTCGGCGGCGGTGTTCGAGTACACCTTCCGGATGCTCGCGGCGGGCGACATCGCGGTGCCCGTGAACGGGATGGGCGCGGTCACGGCCCAGCTCGCCGACGGCGCGCGGGCCGCCGGCGCACAGCTCACCCTCGGGACGACCGTCGAATCGGTCGAGCCCACCGACGACGACGCGACGGTCGAGCTCGGGACCGAAACCCGCGAGGCCGACGCGGTCGTGGTCGCCACCGACCCGCCGACGGCCCGCGACCTCACTGGCGTCGAGTCGATCCCGACCGACGCTCGCGGGTGCGTGACACAGTACCTCTCGTACCCCTCGGACCAGCGGCTCCCCACTGGAGGAAAGCTCCTGCTCAACGCCGCCGGCGACGAACCCAACCACGTCGCCCCGCTCTCGAACGTGGCCCCCGAGTACGCGCCCTCGGGTCGGGACCTCCTCAGCGCGACGTTCCTCGGGACGCGGGACGAGAGCGACGACGCCCTCGCGAACCGCGTCCGCCGGGCGCTCGCGTCGTGGTACCCCGACCGCCGGTTCGACCTCTCCCCGGTCGCTACCGACAGGATCGAGTTCGCGCAGTTCGCCCAACCGCCGGGGTTCTATCGAGGGCTTCCAGCGGCCGATGCGCCCGAGGGCCCGGTCTTTCTCGCCGGTGACTACACCAACTGGTCGTCGATCCACGGCGCGATCGGGAGCGGGCGGACCGCGGCACGGACGGTGCTCGATTCGGCGTGA
- a CDS encoding SDR family NAD(P)-dependent oxidoreductase, producing the protein MDTNPERVALVTGATSGIGRAAARRLGSIGWTVAVTGRDAERGRRTVEEVEETGGEATFLRADLADVETVAALADAVRERYDRLDVLVNNAACSPGERRLTDDGHERSFAVNHLAPYRLTHDLLPLLAASGPARVVTTASTLHRRGELDFDDLRLDSGYDPLDAYARSKLANVLFATELAARLGKGVTASVVHPGFVPGSGLYRDASLSVRTGTRLAARLPGVGTSVEDGAEGLVYAAVAPAAATRSGAYYEGTRPTEPDPRAHDERLRERLWTQSAAMVGVDPDWP; encoded by the coding sequence ATGGACACGAACCCGGAGCGGGTGGCGCTCGTCACCGGCGCGACCAGCGGCATCGGGCGGGCGGCGGCACGTCGGCTCGGGAGCATTGGTTGGACCGTCGCAGTGACGGGTCGCGATGCCGAGCGCGGTCGCCGAACCGTCGAAGAAGTCGAGGAGACGGGTGGCGAGGCGACGTTTCTCCGGGCGGACCTCGCCGACGTCGAGACCGTGGCGGCGCTGGCTGACGCCGTGCGCGAGCGCTACGACCGGCTCGACGTGCTGGTGAACAACGCGGCGTGTTCGCCGGGCGAGCGCCGCCTCACCGACGACGGCCACGAGCGCTCGTTCGCGGTCAACCACCTCGCCCCGTACCGTCTGACCCACGACTTACTTCCCCTGCTCGCCGCGAGCGGGCCGGCTCGGGTGGTCACGACTGCCTCGACCCTGCATCGACGCGGGGAGCTCGACTTCGACGACCTTCGACTGGATTCGGGCTACGACCCGCTCGACGCCTACGCCCGCTCGAAGCTCGCGAACGTGCTCTTCGCGACCGAACTCGCCGCACGGCTCGGCAAGGGCGTAACCGCGAGCGTCGTGCATCCCGGATTCGTTCCCGGGAGCGGGCTCTACCGCGACGCCTCGCTCTCGGTTCGAACGGGCACCCGTCTCGCGGCCCGCCTTCCCGGGGTCGGTACCTCGGTCGAGGACGGGGCCGAGGGGCTGGTCTACGCCGCCGTCGCGCCCGCCGCCGCGACCCGTTCGGGAGCCTACTACGAGGGCACCCGACCCACCGAGCCGGACCCGCGCGCCCACGACGAACGGCTCCGCGAGCGCCTCTGGACCCAGAGCGCCGCGATGGTCGGTGTCGACCCCGATTGGCCCTGA
- the ahbB gene encoding siroheme decarboxylase subunit beta, with protein MSSLADDWRADLDPVDVRLIDEYQSGFPVRERPFRVVGAELGVSEDEALARITRLRETGIFRRFGAVLNPPVIGSSALAAVQAPAERFDEVAAVVNEYRQVNHNYRRDHDWNLWFVVTAGTRGTRDAILAEIEKRTGCPVLSLPMLTDFYIDLEFPVVNADRFARESAVGRDAVEATRMSESAAGDLSALDADLLLAIQEGFPLTTTPYRDIASEVGAPVEDVLAAIERLLETGCLKRVGCVVNHVATGFDANCMVVWDVPDDELDTRGTEVGALPAVTLCYHRPRRPELDWPYNLFTMIHGRDPEAVAEQIDLLEREYLPYDHERLRSTRTLKQTGARYDDLLGA; from the coding sequence ATGAGTTCGCTGGCGGACGACTGGCGGGCCGACCTCGACCCCGTCGACGTCCGGCTGATCGACGAGTACCAGAGCGGCTTCCCGGTTCGCGAGCGGCCGTTTCGCGTCGTGGGCGCGGAGCTGGGGGTGAGCGAGGACGAGGCGCTCGCCAGGATCACGCGTCTGCGCGAGACGGGTATCTTCCGACGGTTCGGCGCGGTGTTGAACCCGCCCGTGATCGGGTCGTCGGCGCTCGCCGCGGTCCAGGCCCCCGCGGAACGGTTCGACGAGGTGGCGGCGGTCGTCAACGAGTACCGCCAGGTCAACCACAACTACCGCCGCGACCACGACTGGAACCTGTGGTTCGTCGTCACCGCGGGCACGCGCGGGACCCGTGATGCGATCCTCGCGGAGATCGAGAAACGAACCGGCTGTCCCGTGCTCTCGCTCCCGATGCTCACGGACTTCTACATCGACCTCGAATTTCCCGTGGTGAACGCCGACCGCTTCGCCCGCGAGTCGGCCGTCGGTCGGGACGCGGTCGAGGCGACCCGGATGAGCGAGTCGGCGGCGGGCGACCTCTCCGCGCTCGATGCCGACCTCCTACTCGCGATTCAGGAGGGGTTCCCGCTGACGACGACGCCCTACCGCGACATCGCGAGCGAGGTCGGCGCGCCGGTCGAGGACGTCCTCGCGGCGATAGAGCGACTCCTCGAAACGGGCTGTCTCAAGCGGGTCGGCTGCGTGGTGAACCACGTCGCGACGGGCTTCGACGCCAACTGCATGGTGGTCTGGGACGTCCCCGACGACGAACTCGACACCAGGGGAACGGAGGTCGGCGCGCTCCCCGCGGTGACGCTCTGCTATCACCGGCCACGCCGCCCGGAACTCGACTGGCCCTACAACCTCTTTACCATGATCCACGGGCGCGACCCCGAGGCCGTGGCCGAACAGATCGACCTGCTCGAACGGGAGTACCTGCCCTACGACCACGAGCGCCTCCGATCGACCCGAACCCTGAAACAGACCGGCGCGCGCTACGACGACCTCCTCGGGGCCTGA
- a CDS encoding threonine synthase, whose protein sequence is METTAAFAGLVCTDCGQDFDAGTTTHGCPDCGGILNPTYDLAALDLTRADLESRPFDGMWRYEELLPFPRDAAVTMDEGTTPLVECPELADELGVGRVVVKDEGRNPTGSFKDRGHALAVSAAVQHGASDVALASAGNAGQSAAAYAARAGLDSHVFVPSRASFVNKAMINVHGGDMNVVEGRFTDAAAACADAMEGEDWYSTSSFSTPYRHEGKKTMLYEIVEQLGWEVPDRVVYPTGGGVGLVGMHKGAKEFRDLGLIDGLPAMYAAQSSGCAPVVEAWERGSDRHDEWEVPDTICGGIEIPDPGASPLILDALRESDGGAVATPDDEILDSAITVAQHTGLEMGATCAAAASGAWELAEEGVFDDDDTVVLMNTATGNKEDDILRSHLMGKGL, encoded by the coding sequence ATGGAAACCACGGCGGCGTTTGCCGGGCTCGTCTGCACCGACTGTGGACAGGACTTCGACGCGGGGACGACGACCCACGGCTGTCCTGACTGCGGCGGGATACTGAACCCGACCTACGACCTCGCAGCGCTCGACCTCACGCGCGCGGATCTGGAATCCCGGCCGTTCGACGGCATGTGGCGCTACGAGGAGTTGCTTCCTTTCCCCCGGGACGCGGCGGTGACGATGGACGAGGGCACCACCCCGCTGGTCGAGTGTCCCGAACTCGCGGACGAACTCGGCGTCGGGCGCGTGGTCGTGAAAGACGAGGGCCGCAACCCCACGGGGAGCTTCAAGGACCGGGGCCACGCGCTCGCGGTCTCGGCGGCGGTCCAACACGGCGCGAGCGACGTCGCGCTCGCGTCCGCCGGCAACGCGGGCCAGTCCGCCGCGGCCTACGCCGCCCGCGCGGGGCTCGACTCGCACGTCTTCGTCCCCTCGCGCGCGAGCTTCGTCAACAAGGCGATGATCAACGTCCACGGCGGCGATATGAACGTCGTCGAGGGACGGTTCACCGACGCCGCCGCGGCCTGTGCCGACGCCATGGAGGGCGAGGACTGGTACTCGACGAGTTCGTTCTCGACGCCCTACCGCCACGAGGGCAAGAAGACGATGCTCTACGAGATCGTCGAACAGCTCGGCTGGGAGGTCCCCGACAGGGTCGTCTACCCCACCGGCGGCGGGGTCGGGCTCGTCGGGATGCACAAGGGGGCCAAGGAGTTCCGCGACCTGGGCCTCATCGACGGGCTACCCGCGATGTACGCCGCCCAGTCGAGCGGCTGTGCCCCGGTCGTCGAGGCGTGGGAGAGGGGTTCGGACCGCCACGACGAGTGGGAGGTGCCGGACACGATCTGCGGCGGGATCGAGATCCCCGACCCCGGCGCGAGCCCGTTGATCCTCGACGCGCTCCGGGAGTCCGACGGCGGTGCGGTGGCGACGCCGGACGACGAGATCCTCGACAGCGCGATCACGGTGGCCCAGCACACGGGCCTGGAGATGGGCGCGACCTGTGCGGCGGCGGCGAGCGGTGCGTGGGAACTCGCCGAGGAGGGCGTGTTCGACGACGACGATACGGTGGTCCTGATGAACACCGCGACCGGCAACAAGGAGGACGACATCCTCCGGAGTCACCTGATGGGCAAAGGGCTGTAG
- a CDS encoding class II fumarate hydratase translates to MSNEDYRTESDSLGEMAVPTDAYWGAQTQRAVENFPISGFTFSRRFISALGVVKKAAAQANGELGLIEAETAEAIVDAADEVIAGEHDGQFPVDVFQTGSGTSTNMNANEVIANRASEIVGAEVGSGAVHPNDDVNFGQSSNDVIPTAMHIATLEAIERDLVPALETLRASLGEREAEFDTVVKTGRTHLQDATPVRLGQEFGGYRSQIDKGISRVSRTTRNLSELALGGTAVGTGLNTHPDFPELAAEYISNETGLPFEEAVDHFEAQAAHDAMAEAHGALRTVSGSLNKIANDLRLLASGPRNGLGEIDQPENQPGSSIMPGKINPVVAESVNQVHAQVVGNDATVSTGAAGGQIDLNLYKPVIAYNTLESISLLANASEAFAEKFVDRLDANREQCERQVEQSMALATALNAHIGYDDASKVAKQALAEDKTIREVVVGEGYLDEDEADEVLDAHAMTERGIPGREE, encoded by the coding sequence ATGAGCAACGAGGATTACCGCACCGAATCGGACAGCCTCGGCGAGATGGCGGTCCCGACCGACGCCTACTGGGGCGCACAGACCCAGCGTGCGGTCGAGAACTTCCCGATCTCCGGGTTCACCTTCAGCCGGCGGTTCATCAGCGCGCTCGGGGTCGTGAAAAAGGCCGCCGCGCAGGCCAACGGGGAGCTCGGGCTGATCGAGGCGGAGACCGCCGAAGCGATCGTCGACGCCGCCGACGAGGTCATCGCGGGCGAGCACGACGGCCAGTTCCCGGTCGACGTCTTCCAGACCGGCTCCGGGACCTCGACCAACATGAACGCCAACGAGGTGATCGCGAACCGCGCGAGCGAGATCGTGGGTGCCGAGGTCGGGTCGGGAGCCGTCCACCCCAACGACGACGTCAACTTCGGCCAGTCCTCGAACGACGTGATCCCGACGGCGATGCACATCGCCACGCTCGAAGCCATCGAACGCGACCTGGTCCCCGCACTCGAAACCCTCCGCGCCTCGCTCGGCGAGCGCGAGGCCGAGTTCGATACGGTCGTGAAGACCGGCCGCACGCACCTCCAGGACGCGACTCCCGTTCGGCTGGGCCAGGAGTTCGGCGGCTATCGCAGCCAGATCGACAAGGGCATCTCGCGGGTGAGCCGCACCACGCGAAACCTCTCGGAACTCGCGCTCGGTGGGACCGCCGTCGGAACGGGGCTCAACACCCACCCCGACTTCCCCGAACTCGCGGCCGAGTACATCTCGAACGAGACGGGGCTCCCCTTCGAGGAGGCCGTCGACCACTTCGAGGCTCAGGCCGCCCACGACGCGATGGCCGAGGCTCACGGCGCGCTCCGCACGGTGTCGGGTTCGCTGAACAAGATCGCGAACGACCTCCGGCTGCTCGCCTCCGGGCCTCGCAACGGCCTCGGCGAGATCGACCAGCCCGAGAATCAACCGGGGTCGTCGATCATGCCCGGCAAGATCAACCCCGTCGTCGCCGAGTCGGTGAACCAGGTCCACGCCCAGGTCGTCGGCAACGACGCCACGGTCTCGACCGGCGCGGCGGGCGGCCAGATCGATCTGAACCTCTATAAACCCGTCATCGCCTACAACACCCTCGAATCCATCTCGCTGCTCGCCAACGCCAGCGAGGCGTTCGCGGAGAAGTTCGTCGACAGGCTCGACGCCAACCGCGAGCAGTGCGAACGCCAGGTCGAACAGAGCATGGCGCTCGCCACGGCGCTCAACGCCCACATCGGCTACGACGACGCGAGCAAGGTGGCGAAGCAGGCGCTCGCCGAGGACAAGACCATCCGCGAGGTCGTCGTCGGCGAGGGCTACCTCGACGAAGACGAGGCCGACGAGGTGCTCGACGCCCACGCGATGACCGAGCGCGGGATCCCCGGGCGCGAGGAGTAA
- a CDS encoding BolA family protein, protein MDTSEVERLIEDGIEDAEATVRGARAVEDDHLAATVVSPAFEGETLVAQHQMVYDALGEHMTTDIHALELQTYTPEEYDE, encoded by the coding sequence ATGGACACATCCGAGGTCGAGCGGCTGATCGAGGACGGGATCGAGGACGCGGAGGCCACCGTTCGGGGCGCGCGCGCGGTCGAGGACGACCACCTCGCGGCGACGGTGGTCTCGCCCGCCTTCGAGGGCGAGACACTCGTCGCCCAACATCAGATGGTCTACGACGCGCTCGGCGAGCACATGACCACCGACATCCACGCGCTCGAACTCCAGACCTACACCCCCGAGGAGTACGACGAGTAG
- the fen gene encoding flap endonuclease-1, producing MGNADLRQLAAIDPVAFSELAGATVAIDAHNWLYRYLTTTVKWTSDSVYTTAAGEEVANLMGVVQGLPKFFEHDITPVFVFDGGVTDLKTDEIEQRRAEREEVEERAAEAREAGNAIEAARLESRTQRLTDTIHETTRELLSLLDVPVVEAPAEGEAQAAHMARSGTVDYAGSEDYDTLLFGSPRTLRKLTSSGDPECMDFEATLADHDLTWEGLVDVGILCGTDFNEGVSGIGPKTAVKLVREHGDLWAALEAEDAYVENADLVRELFLNPDVTDVEFDPDISPDLAAARRYVTDEWEIPEDEVDRGFERIEESVVQSGLDRWT from the coding sequence ATGGGAAACGCAGACCTCCGCCAGCTCGCCGCCATCGATCCGGTCGCGTTCTCGGAGCTCGCCGGCGCGACGGTGGCCATCGACGCCCACAACTGGCTCTATCGGTACCTCACGACCACGGTCAAGTGGACCAGCGATTCGGTCTACACCACCGCCGCGGGCGAGGAGGTCGCGAACCTCATGGGGGTGGTCCAGGGCCTCCCCAAGTTCTTCGAACACGACATCACCCCGGTGTTCGTCTTCGACGGCGGCGTCACCGACCTCAAGACCGACGAGATCGAACAGCGGCGCGCGGAACGCGAGGAGGTCGAAGAACGTGCGGCGGAGGCCCGCGAAGCCGGAAACGCCATCGAGGCCGCTCGATTGGAGTCGCGGACCCAGCGCTTGACGGATACGATCCACGAGACCACCCGCGAACTCCTCTCGTTGCTCGACGTCCCCGTGGTCGAAGCGCCCGCCGAGGGCGAGGCCCAGGCCGCTCACATGGCGCGCTCTGGAACCGTGGACTACGCCGGCAGCGAGGACTACGACACCCTCCTGTTCGGGTCGCCGCGCACCCTCCGGAAGCTCACCTCCAGCGGCGACCCGGAGTGCATGGACTTCGAGGCGACCCTCGCCGACCACGACCTCACCTGGGAGGGCCTCGTGGACGTCGGCATCCTCTGTGGGACCGACTTCAACGAGGGCGTCTCGGGGATCGGGCCGAAGACCGCCGTCAAACTGGTCCGCGAACACGGCGACCTCTGGGCCGCGCTCGAAGCCGAGGACGCGTACGTCGAGAACGCCGACCTCGTTCGCGAGCTCTTCTTGAACCCCGACGTCACCGACGTCGAGTTCGACCCCGACATCTCGCCGGACCTCGCGGCGGCGCGACGATACGTCACCGACGAGTGGGAGATCCCCGAGGACGAGGTCGACCGGGGCTTCGAGCGGATCGAGGAGTCGGTCGTCCAGTCGGGCCTCGACCGCTGGACGTGA